The Primulina eburnea isolate SZY01 unplaced genomic scaffold, ASM2296580v1 ctg739_ERROPOS11973397, whole genome shotgun sequence sequence ttcttgatcaaagtgttgatgaaaagaatggggctgactagggtaagcccgaataagaataaatgttatcttgaatcacaaggagttgtgaacccacggctagctgtatccctgaaccattgaaggtcacacaagcactggatcgtttgttcccgtggagagaataaattcaaggagttgaatttatattataatatagtaaattcaaggagttgaatttatgataattaaatttggagaaaataaattcaagtagttgaatttatgaaatttggagaaaataaattcaaggagttgaatttataaaatttgataatttaatttattaaactcaaaagttgggtttattaaatattaaattttggaggtgataaattcaagaagttgaatttataatttaaataataaattcaaatgttgaatttataatgtatttaatttattaaactcaagtgttgagtttattaaatattaaattaaaaatgatgagagatatgtttaatgggcttgtaggagtacaagtccaacatattaaatgattaaagttcttaatggactttaatataattaattaaactagtttgaCTAGTCAATTTAATTAACAAAGCCCATTGAATTTAATTAAGGAACCTAAATCCATAATTGTGGAATTTAGGTTAAAAGCTCTtgttattaatatataaataagaaTAAGACCTAGCTTCCCACAATTCTAATTGTGATTGCCGAGAATCACAATTCCAAATTCTCCAAACTTTGGCCACTTTTCAAGAAAAAGAAtatttgagccgtctctcaattattttctctcctacgtaaaatatcttccatattttctagtgcaaattggaagaggaatagatcatccagtcgtggacctaattagaaggaaagaaaggggtccattgaagaaagttcgttgGAATTCATTAAGAGCTAGATCTGTTATACCGGATCagttggtgtccagtgatttattcaccaaagatATGACttttaaacatcctatgaatgtttgacTATGAAAAATCATATGAGCGTCCAaagcaaaatatattttgattgtcaaaataaataaatttttaaaacttccgctgcgtttgggcgcgtAGAAAACCGGATCCATCAATATACTCAATTGAGACTCAAGAGTTGTGTTACATCTCAGCTTGTCATTCTCTATTCACAAGACTTGAAAGAAATAAGAATTATACTGACGAAATCCTAGCCAGTAAATTTCGTTCTCGATTCATAAGATTCGAACATGAGACATACCGACGAAATCCTTGCCATTCGGACCACGGGTTATATCTTTAGGAAATGTAACGAATATACTCCAAAGTTACAGACAAAAAGTATGAAAGAACACAGAAAATAACACACCATCTCAAACAGTAATATGAGGCAGAAGAAGTAACTGTTAGAAATACAGAAGTAGGTCTTAGCAGACAAAGTTGACAGTTGACACCATTGAAGTTTCCCCACTCACTGGACTAATGAATGTCTAGCCAGGTGGACGTGTGTTCCACGTTCTTAACCTCGAGCAGCTTTGAGGAAATTGTCGAATGGGCTGGCAGGGGGTAACTTGAGAGCCAACCATGGGTTCATTGGTTGTGCAGCACCTCGATCGTGTTCATAGCTCGATATCTGCACGAAAATGAGGATTTCTGATCAAAACATAACTGAGATTAATGCTTCTGAGAGGCAAATCTGGAAGCCGACATGAATCACCAAGAGCTCAAATCGAGTCCAATGATAATTGATGCAAATACGTgcaaaattaaaaattagtggCTATAATTACAAGGTCACCTTGTCAACTGCTGACAACCCATTTGCGGGAAAAAATGGAACATTGGCTTTAGTGTACTGATTATCATGGAGCAACCAATTAGAAAGCTTCTTTCGTGTGTCGGTACCAAAGGCCTCGCATTGATTGGTCATAGTGCTATATGGAAGTGGCGAGGTGGAGACAGATGCTCCAGCTACTTGACCTGCAACCTCGAGTGCCTGAAACCAAAACGCTCATAAgcacaaataatttttttcattgagACGAGATACATTTGTTCCAATGAGGCATCGGTTTCTGAAAAACAAGAGAATATTACAATAAATATTCTTTTGCGAAAAATCGCCACCAGACGAGTTAAAGCAGGTCTCGACCAGCATGCATAAATCTGAACAGATGGAGGGGATCAAGTCCTTACATCTGAAATGGTTCAAATCAAATAATGCAAAGGAAAGAACTAATGAGATGGAGCCTGATTCAAAAACAGAAGATAAGCCTAGTGGGTTTAACGACAACGATTTCGAGAACTCTAAGACTCCCTGAAACCACGAAACCCCAATTCCCATAATTCTcatgattcagtctcccaactGAATCGAAATATTTGCTCAAGGTTCCACCTATGAACCTAGGGTGgcattcttttctttttctcttttttttggAGAACAGTGGCATTctactaatatatgatttttgcaTAAATTTTAGCAAATAATTGTTTGAATATCGTCCGCATAACTATTAAAATAGTTTGGAAAAATAGCCAAAGTGTCCAATGAGACAAACTAAAAAACAAGGTCTTGAAGAtgatcttaaattttttttacatcTTTCCAGAGTTAAATCAACAGAGGAGCTTCAGTTTGCAAGAAACAAGAAAACAAGTGATCATCATCTTGTCCATTTGTGGGGTTTCTTCGAGCAAGCATTCATCACATTCTCACAGAATTAATAGGTAATTACCGATTCAAGTAACTTTCCGATGCTGACAATACGAGACATCGATGGAGATGCAGATGGTGGTGCCTTGGGAACGAAGCGGGATATGTCAGCAACCGATGACATGCTAACAGCGTCATCATCGACCAATGAATTTGCAGAAAATTCCTGAGAAGAAAATACAAGTCAAAGCTCATGCTTAGTCATAGGAAATAGACTTGAAAAGTGATGGACCAAGCAGTTATTATCCACCAAAAGCTTGGAAGATAGTTTACCCCGTCATAGGATGGTGATCCCTTGGAGTGTGCAGCTGTTTGGGCGTAATCTATGTCGAGTATTGAATTGTGGCCAAACATAAAAGCTTCTTCAGGTACAAATTCTTCAGATAGTTGTTTGGCTATATCCTCGGCCCCAAACTTATAGACATAAAACACTTAAGTAAGTCTTTACATTTTAAACACTTCAGACTGTCGCTGGGAATTTGCATAAGAAAGTTTACTCCACAGAATTGAAAGAATACCTTTGTAATGCTGGATAAACTTTCAAACAACAGGCCATAAACAATTTTGTCGGACTTGTAGGCTTTGTCCTGCAGTTTAGTGAGAAAAGATAAAGCTTCCTCATTGTCTGAAGCTGAACCATAATCTTTCACTTCAACTTGTGGCTTCAGATAAACTTGATAGTCATCACTGATGCCAATAAATGGATCAACCTAAAATGTAGAAAATGTGAATAAGTTTCCAAAAACTAGACAAAATGGAGCAATAATGGGGAAAAATTAGGTGAATCAATAACTATCAGTTATCTAAATAGTACGTTTGAGTTAATGTAATGCAAATCAATATCTGCTTGTAAGTTATTCGTAATTGGATCAACAGAGTGAGAGTATATAACTACATGTATCCACTAATACCCGAGAAACTACTGACAGAATTGTACATCACCACATCAATCTAAATAAACATAATCTTCACTATGGTATGGCCAAGAGATAGATGGTAGCTTTGCAAATAAAATGGCTAACCTGtatatatttcatttactataaaaaaaggaaagatgatTAATTTGTGCATGGGGATTGGAGCAAAAGCATTAATCattaatacttacatcattctcaagcaacatattaaataaatcatgGGAGTCAGCAACGTGATACAACTTTGCAGCAAACATCAACATTGCAGTTGACAATACAAGAAGCAATCGCTGGTATGCAGGAGATAAAGAACCTGTCAAcagaaataatttaattataaattactTCTTTTGAACTAAAAGACTCAATATTTAAGCAAGCTCCATACCATTACTGGAGTCCAAGGCCAACTTTCTGAGTGACATGGGAAGCTGAAAGAATCGGAGTACAATCGTATTGTTGGAGTTCTGAAAAATGTGAATTGAGAGGCCGTCACAGATCAAACACATGaagtaaaattataaaaatctcCGAAagaaatatccaagaaataattTTAGATTAGAACAAAAACATAAAGATTTAGCCAAAAAATAGATGTGCATCAAACACAATGAAAATATATTAAGCAACTCTTAGAATTTTTTATCTGACATTGTTGTCgcatatttattttctttattcatACGTATCACTTTCATTATGTTCCTTAAGTTTAAACGCTAAACACCGGAAAATGGAATGTAGTTAGTTGAATTTTAACCTTGAGATACGAAGAAACAAGTATTAAATAGAAGGAATGAGCAATGGCTTCGACATTTGCTGGTAGATTATTAAGAAGATTAAGCTGTATCCATAAAGCAGATAGCAATTGTGCTATTTGGTCCTCGTTGCAGTGCAAAAAAGATTGTTCCTGCATCGATTAAAAAACCTGTCATGCAGCTGATGGTAAACACTCCCCAGAGCCAAATATTTGACACGTACAGGACAGAAAAAGTTTGTTACTTCATTTATTCGAGAaaactattattattttaaagctAAATAAAAAGGTTGGCTTAAAAGAGAGTggtaaaaataaatggccaCCGAATATTTTGGtctcaatttaaataaacttTTGATGTAAAAAATAAAACTTCAAATTTCACGTGCAGTGTAACACAATAATTTTCACTATTTGACCAGGAAAAATTAAATTCTTACAGTCTCAGGCAAGCTAGCTGGTCTATTGGCCTGGTCGAAAAGACCGCTAAAAATATGAATATTGGGAGAATTCTTGTGCAACCACCCACGCTTCCACTCCTCATCGATTTCATCCAAATTCTTAAAATCATCCTTTTCACTTCCTTGATTCACTTTGGTACCATGCTTTTCTCCACGGAGCCTCTTCAGAAGGCTAGTAATTGAGGCAAATGTCGATGCATTTTTGGACTGCCATCTCCTaggatgattaaaaataccatTTCTTGTGTGGGTAAAACTCGGAGTGAGAAGAATACCAAATATTTGATGCCCTCCGACACGTATTTCCACGTCCGAATGCGACATAACTTTCAAAAGTTGAACAAGAAGTGCCTCAGGAAATGCCTGAAAATAGGACTATGACGAATGACAAGCTTTGGAGCatgaaaaatgaataaaaatggaGGTGTCATTTAATAACTATCTTGAAACTGTCAAATCTGTGAAACATCTTTGTGAGGTTATTAAATGAAGTTTCTAACCTTCTGTGAGTGAACAGGTATAGATGCCAAGGAAATCACATGAGCAAggattataagtgatgaaaGAGCTGCATGTGCAACAGCCTTTACTGGTGGAAGCTTCTCCAGTGTGATTGACATGACATCAAATAAAGGCCGCACATCAACGATCTAACAATTACCACCGATGATCAGGCGAATCAAAGAGACAGAAAAGTAAAAAATAATTCTTATTTTCTGCTAAATGTCATTACCCCTCTCATGATTTCCCACAAGCAATTTTCTATAGAAGTTTGAAGAGCAGTATTCAATTTCAGCTCTTGCTCTCCAACTGATTCAGCTGTTGCTTGACAGCTTTTGCGCAGGTGTCGGCAGAGGTCGCTGACAAACCCCGTATCAGAAATCAAAAACTCCGATCTTATTTGACGAGCCAAACAGGTCGCAGTTATGATAACGTGGCACTTAGTAGAGGGATCATGTGCTATGTTCTTGTGGTCTAAATGTCGAACCACACCAGCTAAAATAGATTGTCGAttctctaaaaaaaattatgaaactGAACTTTGTGAATGATATTAAATCAGAATTCAGCAGCTTTGCTTTAAGCAGCCCACTATAAAATAGTCATTCAAACACAGCATGCATGTACATGTTGTTACTTATGTGAGGTAGTCTATTACTTTTTTTCATGTTTTCTTCccacaattaaaaaaaatcacgaCAGTATCGATCATGATCTTTTTCCTTAGCTACATTAAAAGTAGTCTAACATCATATCTTTTCAAGTCACCTCCCCCACCAGAACTGGGAATTGATTACATTAATTTCCCAAGTTGCACTGAAAGCCAGAAGTAACAGTGACAGAAGTATATAATTTTTCAAGTTAAAGCCAAACAAAGACAAACAAGGTCGCCATGAGTTCGGTGAAAACTCAGAAATTTTGCACGAACTTTCTACAATTTCTTAAAACCATCAGAATAAATAAACATCACCAGAAGCTGAAAACTGAAACCAAAATTTTCAATAAGTTCCAGACGATGGTAAATATACAGGAGTTGCAAAACCTTCAACTATAAAACCATCCGACCAAtcaaatatcaaatcaaaagaaAGGATCGTGAAATGAGAAGATAAGAGGGAAAAGACAAAATCACCTGGACTTTCCAAGAAGTACAACATATCAGAAAGAACAATGAGTGCCAAACCATTATTCGGAGCCCAGTGCCTCCcattgtcaaaataaattaaCATTGGATCCAATACTAGTCGCATTGTCATACTCTCCTTCGCCAGATCAACCAACCTCTGAATACATATTTGCGCCCATATTTTTGGCATCTCAGCCTCTTCTCTGAAGTCATTGAAGATCCGAGAATAAAGAACATGTGAGCAGAGAACTAATACCAACCAATTTTGTCATTTATAAAAAGAGAGACCCAAACCGCGTTAGGAGAGAAGGATCTTTCTTCTCCGGTCGTGATCTTATGATCGTGTGACTAGGACTCAAGTCACCACCAACTCCAGGAGCAACTCTTCCCTCACATCTTGACACCTCATCCACCCAATAATGATTCGCATTCCTTCCCTCGTCATCTTCTTCATTTTGTTCCATCTCAAAGTTATCAAGAATAACAAGCACAATCTACAATAGATCCTCGTAATAAGTAAAAAATATTAAGATCTGAAATATTTTCACGCAAGGACGTATGAACATGTTCTATAAACAAACAGATTAATGAACATGTTTTTCCTAACTTAAGCAGAATAGGAAATGCCAAGAAAAAAAGAAATCATGACAAAAAAATGGGATAAAAGCGTGAGAACCGAGAAAGGAGGGTATAAGTCCCATCATTATTAAGAGAAAACTTAGGACTTCATGGACAAAACAAAGGTCAGTTACAGGAAATGAAAACGATTAAAAATCATGTGTCCCCGAACAAGTAATTACAACCAACTTTAAAGCAATAAATATGGTAAGATCAACAGATATCAGAAAACTGACCTTGTCCAGATCAACAAATATTTGAGAGAACTCTGCCATAAACCAGACCTGCAGATAGAAGAAGCAAGGCAGACTGTTATGGTGAAAAAGACAACAAatgctaaaaaaaattgaaatcttAATGATAGATGTAAGTAACATGGTGAAACCTTGCTTTCAAATTACCATGGCAGAGAGGCACTGCAAGCTTGCTGCCCTCAACTTATGCTTTTGATGCACGTCATCACTCTTGCAAGCCAACAAGCATACTTTTTCCACCAAATTTTCAATATTACGGCCGTAAGTTCCATCTACCTGTGGTgataatacataaataaggcATGAAAAATAAATCTCCATAATGCGATTGAGGCATAATGAATCAATGCCTTGTAAGATCTATGATAGCCAAAAATCACCTTTTAACTgagttaaaaaaatataaaattaaagttCATTAATCACCTGACGGTATATAAAAGTAGACAGTGTTTGGCATCCAATTATTATGGCATCATCTTGTTTGGCGTCATCCAGCAGTTCATTTATAACGTTCAACAAATTAACAGCGAAATATGCTCTGAAACATAAAGAAGTGAATCCATGAACAAGAGAAAATAAACTAATtacaaatgaaaaataatagcATGAGAGAATTATTACACTTGCTCGGTACACACATGAAGTAATTTGTTGTAGGTTTCCGCAACGACACTGACAAATATAAGGTTACTATTTCGCAGTTCTTTGTAACACCTTTCTTCGAGATATTTAGCAATCTAAAGAATAGGAACTGTCAAGAAAATATGATTGTTCCTCCCAAGAAAAATGGGATCAtcagccaaaaacatgaaagcGCGTAATTCACCTTTGGAATTCGGAATGGATTTTTGACAGCATATTCACATAGCTTTCCAATTTTCCGGTCATTTGGACGGCCAGCCTAcacaaagaaaaatgcaaaaCTAAGTTGTGTCTATTTACTTTCTTGATATGAGGTTATTTCATTTCAGAATGAATCATTTTTTAAATATGGTTTGGACTCAACAAACTTTTGTGATATCAAATGTCAAAAAACATCTTAAATGCAATAATTCATTTTTCTGTACTTTTCCAAATCAGCAGCACTTGTGTTTATAACATCAACCTTCAAACCATATTGTCCACACGAAATTTCTACCCAATTCATACCAGAATTCCCGAAGATTTTGCAATAAAGAAAAGCCTACAAAGGTAACCTTATTGCTGTCTATATTTTTTGAGTTAAAATCCCAGGGATTGGAATTTGGTGTCTATATTTTTTGAGTTAAAATCCCAGGGATTGGAATTTGGATGAGAGAGTCATGGTGGAATGCAGAAGGCTTCTAACTTAGGGAATTTCACATTAAACCCAAAATTCTTAGGCAATTATTTTTACACAGCCCATTTTCTGAAGTCAACAACAATGAACAACAAAAAATCCATTGTATCCATTACATAGTGTTAGGATCAAGCGCTTACCACTAGTAAGGCGCGACTTTATTTCTTTATACTTGTGGCGGCGCAGAGTACACCTACTTGGGTGCAAATGGGTCGGGCtgttaggcccattagtctagGGAGGTGCGTGTCTATCTGCTGGTGCTATCTCATATCTCTTAGACATCGGTCTTACTCTTTCCCTACCGTCGGCCTTGTCCCCAGCTGAGACAGTATTACCCGTTAAAATCTGGTGTCACTCTTTTACAGCCCACTTAGCCAACCAGATCAAGCGACTCAACGTCAGCAGTTTGACGCATAAGAACTTCCTAGGAGGTCACTCATCTCAGTACATGCACGCTTAACCCAACATTCCCTCGCCTAAGAAGTATAGAATTATGCTTCTTGAGAGACTTGAACTCAtgactcgctctgataccaattgttaggaTCAAGCGCTTACCACTaggccaaaagctatagctgttAACCAATGCGCAACTTTATTTCCTTATACTTGTGGCGGTACAGATTGCACCTACTTCGGTGCTAATGGGCCG is a genomic window containing:
- the LOC140821757 gene encoding protein SEMI-ROLLED LEAF 2-like isoform X2, encoding MGVMSRKLFPACESMCVCCPALRSRSRQPVKRYKKLLAEIFPKSPAGRPNDRKIGKLCEYAVKNPFRIPKIAKYLEERCYKELRNSNLIFVSVVAETYNKLLHVCTEQVAYFAVNLLNVINELLDDAKQDDAIIIGCQTLSTFIYRQVDGTYGRNIENLVEKVCLLACKSDDVHQKHKLRAASLQCLSAMVWFMAEFSQIFVDLDKIVLVILDNFEMEQNEEDDEGRNANHYWVDEVSRCEGRVAPGVGGDLSPSHTIIRSRPEKKDPSLLTREEAEMPKIWAQICIQRLVDLAKESMTMRLVLDPMLIYFDNGRHWAPNNGLALIVLSDMLYFLESPENRQSILAGVVRHLDHKNIAHDPSTKCHVIITATCLARQIRSEFLISDTGFVSDLCRHLRKSCQATAESVGEQELKLNTALQTSIENCLWEIMRGIVDVRPLFDVMSITLEKLPPVKAVAHAALSSLIILAHVISLASIPVHSQKAFPEALLVQLLKVMSHSDVEIRVGGHQIFGILLTPSFTHTRNGIFNHPRRWQSKNASTFASITSLLKRLRGEKHGTKVNQGSEKDDFKNLDEIDEEWKRGWLHKNSPNIHIFSGLFDQANRPASLPETEQSFLHCNEDQIAQLLSALWIQLNLLNNLPANVEAIAHSFYLILVSSYLKNSNNTIVLRFFQLPMSLRKLALDSSNGSLSPAYQRLLLVLSTAMLMFAAKLYHVADSHDLFNMLLENDVDPFIGISDDYQVYLKPQVEVKDYGSASDNEEALSFLTKLQDKAYKSDKIVYGLLFESLSSITKFGAEDIAKQLSEEFVPEEAFMFGHNSILDIDYAQTAAHSKGSPSYDGEFSANSLVDDDAVSMSSVADISRFVPKAPPSASPSMSRIVSIGKLLESALEVAGQVAGASVSTSPLPYSTMTNQCEAFGTDTRKKLSNWLLHDNQYTKANVPFFPANGLSAVDKISSYEHDRGAAQPMNPWLALKLPPASPFDNFLKAARG
- the LOC140821757 gene encoding protein SEMI-ROLLED LEAF 2-like isoform X1, producing MGVMSRKLFPACESMCVCCPALRSRSRQPVKRYKKLLAEIFPKSPAGRPNDRKIGKLCEYAVKNPFRIPKIAKYLEERCYKELRNSNLIFVSVVAETYNKLLHVCTEQVAYFAVNLLNVINELLDDAKQDDAIIIGCQTLSTFIYRQVDGTYGRNIENLVEKVCLLACKSDDVHQKHKLRAASLQCLSAMVWFMAEFSQIFVDLDKIVLVILDNFEMEQNEEDDEGRNANHYWVDEVSRCEGRVAPGVGGDLSPSHTIIRSRPEKKDPSLLTREEAEMPKIWAQICIQRLVDLAKESMTMRLVLDPMLIYFDNGRHWAPNNGLALIVLSDMLYFLESPENRQSILAGVVRHLDHKNIAHDPSTKCHVIITATCLARQIRSEFLISDTGFVSDLCRHLRKSCQATAESVGEQELKLNTALQTSIENCLWEIMRGIVDVRPLFDVMSITLEKLPPVKAVAHAALSSLIILAHVISLASIPVHSQKSYFQAFPEALLVQLLKVMSHSDVEIRVGGHQIFGILLTPSFTHTRNGIFNHPRRWQSKNASTFASITSLLKRLRGEKHGTKVNQGSEKDDFKNLDEIDEEWKRGWLHKNSPNIHIFSGLFDQANRPASLPETEQSFLHCNEDQIAQLLSALWIQLNLLNNLPANVEAIAHSFYLILVSSYLKNSNNTIVLRFFQLPMSLRKLALDSSNGSLSPAYQRLLLVLSTAMLMFAAKLYHVADSHDLFNMLLENDVDPFIGISDDYQVYLKPQVEVKDYGSASDNEEALSFLTKLQDKAYKSDKIVYGLLFESLSSITKFGAEDIAKQLSEEFVPEEAFMFGHNSILDIDYAQTAAHSKGSPSYDGEFSANSLVDDDAVSMSSVADISRFVPKAPPSASPSMSRIVSIGKLLESALEVAGQVAGASVSTSPLPYSTMTNQCEAFGTDTRKKLSNWLLHDNQYTKANVPFFPANGLSAVDKISSYEHDRGAAQPMNPWLALKLPPASPFDNFLKAARG